The following are encoded in a window of Nibricoccus aquaticus genomic DNA:
- a CDS encoding YebC/PmpR family DNA-binding transcriptional regulator, producing MGRQWLHAKRAIVNLKKGQTVGKIVKEITVAAKLGGADQAANARLHAAVEKAKKQSVTRDVIERAIKKGAGIGDDKLVLEHIVFEGYAPHKVPLIVEVMTDNHQRTAPEMRQLFKKGILGAAGSNKFLFEHVGIVEAHHPDTASDLEAAGIEAGANEFEPLSHAQNDDIPEGVAGARFLTDRTAVHAASVWLKQNGWTVITAEIGYVAKSYPELDDTARAEVGEFLQAIEDNDDVQRVWAAVK from the coding sequence ATGGGACGTCAATGGCTCCACGCAAAGCGCGCGATCGTTAACCTCAAAAAAGGTCAGACCGTCGGCAAAATCGTCAAAGAAATCACCGTCGCCGCCAAACTCGGCGGCGCCGATCAAGCCGCCAACGCGCGCCTCCACGCCGCCGTCGAAAAAGCGAAAAAGCAGAGCGTCACCCGCGACGTCATCGAGCGCGCCATCAAAAAAGGCGCCGGCATCGGCGACGACAAACTCGTCCTCGAACACATCGTCTTCGAAGGCTACGCCCCGCACAAAGTCCCGCTCATCGTCGAGGTCATGACGGACAACCACCAGCGCACCGCCCCCGAGATGCGCCAGCTCTTCAAGAAAGGCATCCTCGGCGCCGCCGGCTCCAACAAGTTTCTCTTCGAACACGTCGGCATCGTCGAAGCCCACCACCCCGACACCGCCAGCGACCTCGAAGCCGCCGGCATCGAAGCCGGCGCCAACGAATTCGAACCGCTCAGCCACGCCCAAAACGACGACATCCCCGAAGGTGTCGCCGGCGCCCGCTTCCTCACCGACCGCACCGCCGTCCACGCCGCCTCCGTGTGGCTCAAGCAAAACGGCTGGACCGTCATCACCGCCGAAATCGGCTACGTCGCGAAAAGTTATCCCGAGCTCGACGACACCGCCCGCGCCGAAGTCGGCGAATTCCTCCAAGCCATCGAAGACAACGACGACGTCCAACGCGTCTGGGCCGCAGTGAAATAG
- the ligD gene encoding non-homologous end-joining DNA ligase, with translation MSTSLKTTLDVGGTKVAVSNLKKVLYPDVSFTKGDVIDYYIRISKVLLPHLKNRPITLKRYPDGVNGFFFYEKQCPPHRPKWIKTTTVPKSDGTDIHYCVMNDLPALVWAANLADLELHTFLHRAPAIHRPTALAFDLDPGAPANIVQCCEVALLLKSIFDSFGLKSFAKTSGSKGLQIYVPLNTPSATYEKTKTFAHQLAILLEQQAPKLVVSKMLKTLRRGKVLVDWSQNDDHKTTINVYSLRAKPHPTVSTPVTWAEVSAALKKKNAKLLTFETTDVLKRVKKHGDLFADVLTLKQKLPALSALG, from the coding sequence ATGAGCACTTCCCTCAAAACCACGCTCGATGTCGGCGGCACGAAAGTCGCCGTCTCCAATCTCAAAAAAGTCCTGTATCCGGATGTCAGTTTCACCAAAGGCGACGTCATCGATTACTACATCCGCATCTCGAAAGTCCTCCTCCCTCATCTCAAAAATCGCCCCATCACGCTCAAGCGCTACCCCGACGGCGTGAACGGCTTTTTCTTCTACGAGAAACAATGCCCGCCCCACCGCCCCAAGTGGATCAAGACGACCACCGTCCCCAAATCCGACGGCACCGACATCCACTACTGCGTGATGAACGACCTCCCCGCGCTCGTCTGGGCCGCCAACCTCGCCGACCTCGAACTCCACACCTTTCTCCACCGCGCCCCCGCGATCCACCGCCCCACCGCCCTCGCCTTCGACCTCGATCCCGGCGCCCCCGCCAACATCGTCCAATGCTGTGAAGTCGCCCTGTTGCTCAAGTCTATCTTCGACTCCTTCGGCCTGAAATCCTTCGCCAAAACCTCCGGCTCCAAAGGACTTCAAATCTACGTCCCGCTCAACACGCCCTCCGCCACCTACGAGAAAACCAAAACCTTCGCGCACCAACTCGCCATCCTCCTCGAGCAACAAGCCCCCAAACTCGTCGTCTCCAAAATGCTGAAAACACTCCGCCGCGGCAAAGTCCTCGTCGATTGGAGCCAGAACGACGACCACAAGACCACGATCAACGTCTACTCCCTCCGCGCCAAACCCCACCCGACAGTCTCCACGCCCGTCACGTGGGCCGAAGTCTCCGCTGCGCTGAAAAAGAAAAACGCGAAACTCCTCACCTTCGAAACGACCGACGTCCTTAAACGCGTCAAAAAACACGGCGACCTCTTCGCCGACGTCCTCACGCTGAAGCAAAAACTCCCCGCCCTCAGCGCTCTCGGATAA
- the ligD gene encoding non-homologous end-joining DNA ligase, with the protein MSLQEYRRKRNFKKTAEPAPKVDRQNRRRFVIQKHDATRLHYDFRLELGGTLKSWAVPKGLPLAHGDKRLAVHVEDHPVSYIAFEGTIPKGQYGGGTVMLWDEGIFETDDPHPLKTLEKGKLHFTLKGKKLKGAWYLVRLRDSDEWLIIRGGDDHKPISKKLDDTSVRSKKSMAQLAKSDRVWESKPINDSSLKTRLQKLAAKPEARKTEPTKPKRKSGPAPKFIAPMQALLVDEPERSGEWLYEIKFDGFRALAFKHGDSVHLLSRNEKDFAEKFPEIADAMAELAIDDAILDGEIVALNKKGLSSFQLLQGLEDGERPPLYFYVFDLLQLDGQSLLNQPLTERKAALEKLLRKPPAAIRYSASLTGKLPALMKRVQHLGLEGLIGKRPGSLYEPGKRSGAWIKLKISHEQEFVIGGYTPPAGSRKHLGALIVGVYENKKLICTGKVGTGFNHALLKSLHTRFAKIARKECPFDNLPDKRERRFGQAITASVMKKCHWVKPELVAQLRFTEWTNDGRLRHPVFLGLREDKKATDVVREKPART; encoded by the coding sequence ATGTCGCTCCAAGAATATCGCCGGAAGCGGAATTTCAAAAAAACCGCCGAGCCCGCACCTAAGGTCGACCGCCAGAATCGCCGCCGCTTCGTCATCCAGAAACACGACGCCACCCGCCTCCACTACGACTTCCGCCTCGAACTCGGCGGCACGCTCAAATCCTGGGCCGTCCCCAAAGGCCTTCCGCTCGCGCACGGCGACAAACGCCTCGCCGTTCACGTTGAGGATCACCCCGTTTCCTACATCGCCTTCGAAGGCACCATCCCCAAAGGCCAGTACGGCGGCGGTACCGTCATGCTCTGGGACGAAGGCATCTTCGAGACCGACGACCCGCATCCGCTCAAGACTCTCGAGAAAGGAAAACTCCACTTCACCCTCAAAGGCAAAAAACTCAAAGGCGCCTGGTACCTCGTGCGCCTGCGCGACAGCGACGAGTGGCTGATCATTCGCGGTGGCGACGATCACAAACCGATCTCCAAAAAACTAGACGACACGTCCGTCCGCTCGAAAAAATCCATGGCGCAACTCGCGAAGAGCGATCGCGTTTGGGAATCGAAGCCCATCAACGACTCCTCGCTAAAAACTCGTCTTCAAAAACTCGCCGCAAAACCGGAGGCCAGGAAGACCGAGCCCACGAAACCGAAACGCAAAAGCGGCCCCGCCCCGAAATTCATCGCCCCCATGCAGGCGCTCCTCGTCGACGAGCCCGAACGCAGCGGCGAATGGCTCTACGAAATCAAATTCGACGGCTTCCGCGCCCTCGCCTTCAAACACGGCGACTCCGTCCACCTCCTCTCTCGAAACGAAAAAGACTTCGCCGAAAAATTCCCTGAGATCGCCGACGCCATGGCTGAACTCGCCATTGATGACGCGATCCTCGACGGCGAAATCGTCGCCCTGAACAAAAAAGGCCTATCCTCATTCCAGCTCCTCCAAGGCCTCGAAGACGGCGAGCGCCCGCCTCTCTACTTCTACGTGTTCGATCTCCTCCAGCTCGACGGCCAAAGCCTCCTCAACCAGCCGCTCACCGAGCGCAAAGCCGCCCTCGAAAAACTCCTGCGCAAACCGCCCGCCGCGATCCGTTACTCTGCATCGCTCACAGGAAAACTCCCCGCGCTCATGAAGCGCGTCCAACACCTCGGCCTCGAAGGCCTCATCGGCAAACGCCCCGGCTCGCTCTACGAACCCGGCAAGCGCTCGGGTGCGTGGATAAAATTAAAAATCTCGCACGAACAGGAATTCGTCATCGGCGGCTACACGCCGCCCGCTGGTAGCCGCAAGCATCTCGGCGCGCTCATCGTCGGCGTCTACGAGAACAAAAAACTCATCTGCACCGGCAAGGTCGGCACCGGCTTCAACCACGCGCTGCTCAAATCGCTCCACACCCGCTTCGCCAAAATCGCCCGCAAAGAATGCCCCTTCGACAACCTCCCCGATAAACGCGAGCGCCGCTTCGGCCAGGCCATCACCGCGTCCGTCATGAAGAAATGCCACTGGGTGAAGCCCGAACTCGTCGCCCAACTCCGCTTCACCGAATGGACCAACGACGGTCGCCTCCGCCACCCCGTCTTCCTCGGCCTCCGCGAAGACAAAAAAGCCACCGACGTCGTCCGCGAAAAACCCGCCCGCACATGA
- a CDS encoding Ku protein — protein sequence MRAIWKGTISFGLVSIPVSLFPAMRREELKFRLLRSSDHSPVNYKRVAAADGKEVPWDQIVKGYEYDKGKFVILKDEDFNRVDVEAAQTVDIINFVAIKDVNPLLFYKPYYMEVAKGGDKAYALLREALVAEGKIGIAKVVIKTRQHLAAVKPQEKGLMLELMHFPDELLDADEFKAPKAQKVGAKELTMAQNLITSMSSKWRPETYHDDYHEALEKLVEEKLKHRGKDEKPAPRKPKHASNVIDLVAVLQESIAATHSRPKTKSASARAKKSKPKAATKSAKPRKKAA from the coding sequence ATGCGCGCAATCTGGAAAGGCACCATCAGCTTCGGCCTCGTCAGCATCCCTGTTTCCCTCTTCCCCGCCATGCGCCGCGAAGAGCTGAAATTCCGCCTCCTCCGCTCCTCCGATCACAGCCCCGTTAACTACAAACGCGTCGCCGCAGCCGACGGCAAGGAAGTCCCGTGGGACCAGATCGTGAAGGGCTACGAGTACGACAAAGGCAAATTCGTCATCCTCAAAGATGAGGACTTCAACCGCGTCGACGTCGAGGCCGCACAGACCGTCGACATCATCAACTTCGTCGCGATCAAAGACGTTAACCCGCTCCTCTTCTACAAACCGTACTACATGGAGGTCGCGAAAGGCGGTGACAAAGCCTACGCGCTCCTCCGCGAAGCCCTCGTTGCCGAAGGCAAAATCGGCATCGCCAAAGTCGTCATTAAAACCCGCCAGCACCTCGCCGCCGTGAAGCCCCAGGAAAAAGGCCTCATGCTCGAGCTCATGCACTTCCCCGACGAGCTGCTCGATGCCGATGAATTCAAAGCCCCCAAAGCCCAAAAGGTCGGCGCTAAGGAACTCACCATGGCGCAAAATCTCATCACGAGCATGAGCAGCAAATGGCGCCCCGAAACCTACCACGACGACTACCACGAAGCTTTGGAAAAACTCGTCGAAGAAAAACTCAAACACCGCGGCAAAGACGAGAAACCCGCCCCACGGAAACCGAAGCACGCCTCCAACGTTATCGATCTCGTCGCCGTCCTCCAGGAAAGCATCGCCGCCACCCATTCAAGGCCCAAGACGAAGTCAGCCAGTGCGCGCGCGAAAAAATCCAAACCCAAAGCGGCGACGAAATCCGCCAAACCTCGCAAAAAGGCCGCCTGA
- a CDS encoding MazG nucleotide pyrophosphohydrolase domain-containing protein: MPTDPASPLAPLTQRAREIRAAFDAHNTAAGRPTWTPLQLAQGFSADVGALNKLLMMRAGLREAPPDLDARLAHELADCLWSILVLADAHGIDLEKSFHNTMDSLEAKLRP; encoded by the coding sequence ATGCCCACCGACCCCGCCTCACCCCTCGCTCCCCTCACGCAACGCGCCCGCGAAATCCGCGCCGCCTTCGACGCGCACAACACCGCCGCTGGCCGCCCAACCTGGACTCCCCTCCAGCTCGCCCAAGGCTTCTCCGCCGACGTCGGCGCCCTCAACAAACTCCTCATGATGCGCGCCGGCCTCCGCGAAGCCCCGCCCGACCTCGACGCCCGCCTCGCCCACGAACTGGCCGACTGCCTCTGGAGCATCCTCGTCCTCGCTGACGCCCACGGCATCGATCTCGAAAAATCCTTCCACAACACGATGGATTCTCTGGAAGCGAAACTCCGCCCCTGA
- a CDS encoding ABC transporter ATP-binding protein: MSVPSNTESTPSNWRLVARMFGLAWRYRARCLQVLGLQLVLLTLGLSGLSLTGVGIDYIRHVLSERGDLPAEKLVPFPEEKLGFELPRDWEPMRVIVLIAGIILALAVTRALLNYLYTMAVNKLVQQEIVIHLRGEIYEKLQRLSFRFFDANSTGSIITRVTGDVQAVRMFVDQVLIQSVIMVVSLTVYVIYMASIHAGLALACLATTPVLWLISGLFSRRIQPAYARNRELMDGMVQNFAESIQGIQVTKGFGREREDREKFERSNQAVLAQQKQIFWSVSLFSPSVGFLTRVNMMVLLGYGGWLVVQGQLALGTGLVVFAGLLEQFSGQVNQVANIVNSVQQALIGARRVFEIMDAEVEVKNAPNPRRYPRLQGEVRFEKASFSYRGVESVVREVDLVVKPGQCVAILGATGAGKSALMSLIPRFFDVTGGRLLIDGVDVRELHLDDLRRNIGLVFQESFLFSNTVAANIAFGHPDATREQIEKAAKIAAAHDFITALPQGYDTVLGESGSGLSGGQRQRLAIARAVLLEPAILLLDDPTAAIDAGTEHEIFEALDNAIAGRTTFIVAHRLSTLRRADFIIVMEAGRIVQQGTHEELLRVSGPYMRVADLQLVDRGELQASAKVAAGAGGASTS; the protein is encoded by the coding sequence ATGTCTGTCCCATCGAACACCGAGAGCACGCCGTCGAACTGGCGGTTGGTGGCGCGGATGTTCGGGCTGGCGTGGCGGTACCGGGCGCGGTGTTTGCAGGTGCTGGGGCTCCAGCTGGTGCTGCTGACGCTGGGGTTGAGCGGGTTGAGCCTGACGGGCGTGGGCATCGATTACATCCGCCATGTGCTGAGCGAGCGCGGCGATCTGCCTGCGGAGAAACTGGTGCCGTTTCCGGAGGAGAAATTGGGTTTCGAGCTGCCGCGGGATTGGGAGCCCATGCGGGTGATCGTGCTCATCGCGGGGATCATCCTGGCGCTGGCGGTGACGCGGGCGTTGCTCAATTACCTGTACACGATGGCGGTGAACAAACTGGTGCAGCAGGAGATCGTGATCCATCTGCGGGGTGAGATTTATGAGAAGTTGCAGCGGCTGAGCTTCCGGTTTTTCGACGCGAACTCGACGGGGTCGATCATCACGCGGGTGACGGGGGATGTGCAGGCGGTGCGGATGTTTGTGGATCAGGTGCTGATCCAGAGTGTGATCATGGTGGTGTCGCTGACGGTGTACGTGATCTACATGGCGAGCATTCACGCGGGGCTGGCGCTGGCGTGTCTGGCGACGACGCCGGTGTTGTGGCTGATCTCGGGGCTGTTTTCGCGGCGTATCCAGCCGGCGTATGCGCGGAACCGGGAGTTGATGGACGGGATGGTGCAGAATTTCGCGGAGAGCATCCAGGGCATCCAGGTGACGAAGGGATTTGGGCGGGAGCGGGAGGATCGGGAGAAGTTTGAGCGGAGCAATCAGGCGGTGCTGGCGCAGCAGAAGCAGATTTTTTGGAGTGTGAGTTTGTTCAGTCCGTCGGTGGGATTTTTGACGCGGGTGAACATGATGGTGTTACTCGGTTATGGAGGGTGGCTGGTGGTGCAAGGGCAGCTGGCGCTGGGCACGGGCCTCGTCGTGTTCGCGGGGTTGCTAGAGCAATTTTCGGGGCAGGTGAATCAGGTGGCGAACATCGTGAACAGTGTGCAGCAGGCGTTGATCGGGGCGCGGCGAGTATTCGAAATTATGGACGCCGAGGTGGAGGTGAAGAACGCGCCGAATCCGCGGCGCTATCCGAGGCTTCAGGGCGAGGTGCGTTTCGAGAAGGCGTCGTTCTCGTATCGCGGGGTGGAGTCGGTGGTGCGCGAGGTGGATCTGGTGGTGAAGCCGGGGCAGTGCGTGGCGATTTTGGGCGCGACGGGGGCGGGGAAGAGCGCGTTGATGAGTTTGATCCCGCGGTTTTTCGATGTGACGGGCGGGCGGTTGCTGATCGACGGCGTGGATGTGCGCGAGCTGCATCTGGACGATTTGCGGCGGAACATCGGGCTGGTTTTTCAGGAGAGTTTTTTGTTCAGCAACACGGTGGCGGCGAACATCGCGTTCGGGCATCCGGATGCGACGCGCGAGCAGATCGAGAAGGCGGCGAAGATCGCGGCAGCGCACGACTTCATCACGGCGTTGCCGCAAGGCTATGACACGGTGCTCGGTGAAAGCGGCAGCGGGCTTTCGGGCGGGCAGCGGCAGCGGCTGGCGATCGCGCGCGCAGTGTTGCTGGAGCCGGCGATTTTGCTGCTGGACGATCCGACGGCGGCGATCGATGCGGGGACGGAGCACGAGATTTTCGAGGCGCTGGACAATGCGATCGCGGGGCGGACGACGTTCATCGTGGCGCACCGGTTGAGCACGCTGAGGCGGGCGGATTTTATCATCGTCATGGAGGCGGGGCGGATCGTGCAGCAGGGGACGCATGAGGAGTTGTTACGCGTGTCGGGGCCGTACATGCGGGTGGCGGATTTGCAGCTGGTGGATCGCGGGGAGTTGCAGGCCAGCGCGAAGGTGGCGGCGGGCGCGGGAGGCGCGTCAACGTCATGA
- a CDS encoding ABC transporter ATP-binding protein encodes MRTPTPEPAQAPPGRPLSLVQRMRDEEEDEPQFKPLSWGLIRRLFGYMRVHARKRNVLIALTVLRAAQLPGLVWLGSKIIAGPIANHQLELIWWGVGAYAVLAVLTDGFFHFRQRFALELGEAVVNRLRSEVFAHVQRMPMGFFHRMKLGRIIGRMTSDVETIRTAIQDVFFVSIVQIGQMAFAAVVMALTDWVLFLVVVGMAPVLWAINRHFRAKLSRNSRAAQESFTRVTATLAESVNGIRVTQGFVRQETNAGLFRGLLADHSKYNVALARTSAVLIPLLELNSQFFVSILLVLGGWQVLSGGTDVSVLIEFFLFANQFFAPLQVLGNQYNQALVAMASAERVFNLLDTKPEWEDAPDAVELADPRRRAAGGKAGVTSMSPGARVEFRGVSFAYDKGRPVLHDVSFVAEPGRTVALVGHTGSGKSSIINLAAKFYLPTEGEVLIDGQEIRALTSHSLHAQMGMVQQQNFLFSGTVLENIRLGRPEASDEEVRTAAAKLDCLDLLEALPDGFHTQVGEKGGGISAGQRQLVCFARALLADPRILILDEATSAIDALTEARLHRALAELVRGRTSFVVAHRLSTIRHADLVLVLDGGRVVERGTHASLVSQNGRYAELHRQFAQADERVR; translated from the coding sequence ATGAGGACGCCGACGCCAGAGCCCGCACAGGCGCCGCCGGGGCGGCCGCTTTCGCTCGTGCAGCGGATGCGCGACGAGGAGGAGGATGAGCCGCAGTTCAAGCCGCTGAGCTGGGGGCTGATCCGGCGGCTTTTTGGATACATGCGTGTCCATGCGCGGAAGCGGAATGTGCTCATCGCGCTGACCGTGCTGCGCGCGGCGCAGTTGCCCGGGCTGGTGTGGCTGGGGAGCAAGATCATCGCGGGGCCGATCGCGAATCATCAGCTGGAGCTCATCTGGTGGGGCGTGGGCGCGTATGCGGTGCTGGCGGTGCTGACGGACGGTTTTTTTCATTTCCGGCAGCGGTTCGCGCTGGAGCTGGGCGAGGCGGTGGTGAACCGGCTGCGAAGCGAGGTGTTCGCGCATGTGCAACGGATGCCGATGGGATTTTTCCATCGGATGAAGCTGGGGCGGATCATCGGGCGGATGACCTCGGACGTGGAGACGATCCGCACGGCGATCCAGGATGTGTTTTTCGTGAGCATCGTGCAGATCGGGCAGATGGCGTTTGCGGCGGTCGTCATGGCGCTGACCGACTGGGTGCTGTTTCTGGTGGTGGTGGGGATGGCGCCGGTGTTGTGGGCGATCAACCGACACTTCCGGGCGAAGCTGAGCCGGAATTCGCGGGCGGCGCAGGAAAGTTTCACGCGGGTGACGGCGACGCTCGCGGAGTCGGTGAACGGAATTCGCGTGACGCAGGGCTTCGTGCGGCAGGAGACGAACGCGGGGCTGTTTCGCGGGCTGCTGGCGGATCACTCGAAGTACAACGTGGCGCTGGCGCGGACGTCGGCGGTGTTGATCCCGCTGCTGGAGTTGAACAGCCAGTTTTTCGTTTCGATCCTGCTGGTGCTGGGCGGCTGGCAGGTGCTGTCGGGCGGGACGGACGTGAGCGTGTTGATCGAATTTTTCCTGTTCGCGAACCAGTTCTTCGCGCCGCTGCAGGTGCTGGGGAACCAGTACAACCAGGCGCTGGTGGCGATGGCCAGCGCGGAGCGTGTATTCAATTTATTAGACACGAAGCCGGAGTGGGAAGATGCGCCGGATGCGGTGGAGCTGGCGGACCCGCGACGGCGCGCGGCGGGCGGAAAGGCTGGAGTGACCTCGATGTCGCCGGGAGCGCGGGTGGAGTTTCGCGGGGTGTCGTTCGCGTACGACAAGGGGAGGCCGGTGTTGCATGACGTGTCGTTCGTCGCGGAGCCTGGGCGGACTGTGGCGCTGGTGGGGCACACGGGGAGCGGGAAGAGCTCGATCATCAATCTGGCGGCGAAGTTCTATCTGCCAACGGAGGGCGAGGTGCTGATCGACGGGCAGGAGATCCGCGCGCTGACGAGTCACTCGTTGCACGCGCAGATGGGGATGGTGCAGCAGCAAAATTTCCTCTTCAGCGGGACGGTGCTGGAGAACATACGGCTGGGGCGGCCGGAGGCATCGGACGAGGAGGTGCGCACGGCGGCGGCGAAGCTGGATTGCCTGGATCTGCTGGAGGCTCTGCCGGACGGATTTCACACGCAAGTGGGCGAGAAGGGCGGCGGGATCTCGGCGGGGCAGCGGCAGCTGGTGTGTTTCGCGCGGGCGCTGCTGGCAGACCCACGTATTCTGATTCTGGATGAGGCGACGAGTGCGATCGACGCGCTTACCGAGGCGCGGTTGCATCGGGCGCTGGCGGAGCTGGTGCGGGGGCGGACGAGCTTCGTGGTGGCGCACCGGCTGAGCACGATCCGTCATGCGGATCTGGTGCTGGTGCTCGACGGCGGGCGCGTGGTGGAGCGCGGCACGCACGCATCGCTCGTGTCGCAGAATGGCCGATACGCGGAGCTGCACCGGCAGTTTGCGCAGGCGGATGAGCGGGTTCGCTGA
- a CDS encoding SWIB/MDM2 domain-containing protein has protein sequence MAKKSARKPNAAFMKPVQPNATLAAVVGAKPLPRTELTKKLWDYIKKNGLQDKKVKTQINADDKLKAVFNGKKSVSMFEMTKLVSGHIEK, from the coding sequence ATGGCAAAAAAATCCGCTCGTAAACCCAACGCTGCATTCATGAAACCGGTTCAGCCTAACGCGACCCTCGCGGCCGTTGTTGGTGCAAAACCCCTGCCCCGTACAGAGCTTACCAAGAAGCTCTGGGACTACATCAAGAAGAACGGCCTTCAGGACAAGAAGGTGAAGACCCAGATCAACGCCGACGACAAACTCAAGGCTGTGTTCAACGGCAAGAAGTCGGTCAGCATGTTCGAGATGACCAAGCTCGTTTCCGGTCACATCGAGAAGTAA